One region of Triticum aestivum cultivar Chinese Spring chromosome 6B, IWGSC CS RefSeq v2.1, whole genome shotgun sequence genomic DNA includes:
- the LOC123137861 gene encoding uncharacterized protein isoform X1 encodes MEVVASPPRSVHCQIHAAVLLGSSYGGKKAEWTVRRLVTATGFTGAEAHFLFVLFARGKAQQVGGGSREKLAREEMGKGGELWDDSALVDAFDHAVATYKAMHGKNNQAAPSEKPESEDVAAAAASAAAYAAAAVAEEPVSTEVADEQTEKNDSCTNLPVGPVETPQQPCEERKTDKQAPLRGTDLGKETNISESKTCFSDVTNTEGKDSSNQQTEDYNELLRKYYELEVQSQKVLEQLHQTNYWNYQTPEQSSAYQQQQVPAYIATAPDPNSSTTQTSCCSLNVPMVSISCCSTGQQSGESTGMPPNGGCSISFTCDHCPGASTTYPTGSAFTQLPTKVSTGDDQVAKAAMMTAEGAMNFMRNTISGDAASFPNMRNEGGIGKENNTTVGMNLNLDTTGANSDLAVVLNAWYTAGFYTGRYLMQQSMKNPREN; translated from the exons ATGGAGGTCGTCGCCTCTCCGCCTCGATCTGTCCACTGCCAGATCCATGCTGCTGTCCTCCTGGGATCCTCATATGGAG GCAAAAAGGCGGAATGGACGGTTCGTCGACTTGTGACGGCGACGGGTTTTACTGGAGCGGAGGCGCATTTCCTTTTCGTCCTCTTCGCTCGTGGGAAGGCGCAGCAGGTCGGAGGAGGAAGCCGTGAGAAGTTGGCGAGAGAGGAGATGGGGAAGGGCGGCGAGCTGTGGGACGACTCGGCGCTGGTGGACGCCTTCGACCACGCTGTCGCCACCTACAAG GCAatgcatggcaagaacaaccaagcTGCTCCATCTGAGAAACCAGAGTCAGAAGATGTAGCTGCTGCTGCCGCTTCTGCTGCCGCGTACGCTGCCGCTGCTGTTGCAGAAGAACCTGTCTCTACTGAAGTGGCAGATGA GCAAACAGAGAAAAATGACAGCTGCACTAACTTACCCGTTGGCCCAGTGGAGACACCACAGCAGCCCTGCGAAGAAAGAAAGACCGATAAGCAAGCTCCTCTTCGAGGAACTGATCTGGGCAAAGAGACAAATATCTCTGAATCTAAGACATGCTTCTCTGATGTCACCAATACTGAGGGAAAGGATAGCTCAAACCAGCAGACAGAGGACTACAATGAATTACTGAGGAagtactatgaacttgaggtgcAAAGCCAGAAAGTTCTTGAGCAATTACATCAGACAAATTATTGGAATTATCAAACCCCTGAACAATCTTCAGCATATCAACAGCAGCAAGTTCCTGCTTACATTGCCACAGCACCAGACCCAAACTCTTCAACCACTCAAACCTCATGCTGCTCCTTGAATGTTCCCATGGTTTCAATCTCCTGCTGTTCAACTGGTCAACAAAGTGGCGAATCCACTGGTATGCCACCTAATGGAGGCTGCAGCATATCATTCACTT GTGATCATTGCCCTGGAGCAAGCACTACATATCCTACTGGTTCAGCCTTTACGCAGCTCCCAACTAAGGTATCTACTGGCGATGATCAAGTTGCTAAGGCTGCAATGATGACTGCTGAAGGTGCCATGAATTTCATGAGAAATACAATATCTGGAGATGCTGCCTCCTTTCCAA ATATGAGAAATGAAGGTGGAATTGGAAAGGAGAATAACACAACTGTGGGCATGAACCTGAATTTAGACACCACAGGAGCAAACAGTGATCTCGCTGTCGTACTGAATGCATGGTATACAGCAGGGTTCTACACTGGCAG GTACCTCATGCAGCAATCGATGAAAAATCCCCGAGAAAATTGA
- the LOC123137861 gene encoding uncharacterized protein isoform X2, producing the protein MGKGGELWDDSALVDAFDHAVATYKAMHGKNNQAAPSEKPESEDVAAAAASAAAYAAAAVAEEPVSTEVADEQTEKNDSCTNLPVGPVETPQQPCEERKTDKQAPLRGTDLGKETNISESKTCFSDVTNTEGKDSSNQQTEDYNELLRKYYELEVQSQKVLEQLHQTNYWNYQTPEQSSAYQQQQVPAYIATAPDPNSSTTQTSCCSLNVPMVSISCCSTGQQSGESTGMPPNGGCSISFTCDHCPGASTTYPTGSAFTQLPTKVSTGDDQVAKAAMMTAEGAMNFMRNTISGDAASFPNMRNEGGIGKENNTTVGMNLNLDTTGANSDLAVVLNAWYTAGFYTGRYLMQQSMKNPREN; encoded by the exons ATGGGGAAGGGCGGCGAGCTGTGGGACGACTCGGCGCTGGTGGACGCCTTCGACCACGCTGTCGCCACCTACAAG GCAatgcatggcaagaacaaccaagcTGCTCCATCTGAGAAACCAGAGTCAGAAGATGTAGCTGCTGCTGCCGCTTCTGCTGCCGCGTACGCTGCCGCTGCTGTTGCAGAAGAACCTGTCTCTACTGAAGTGGCAGATGA GCAAACAGAGAAAAATGACAGCTGCACTAACTTACCCGTTGGCCCAGTGGAGACACCACAGCAGCCCTGCGAAGAAAGAAAGACCGATAAGCAAGCTCCTCTTCGAGGAACTGATCTGGGCAAAGAGACAAATATCTCTGAATCTAAGACATGCTTCTCTGATGTCACCAATACTGAGGGAAAGGATAGCTCAAACCAGCAGACAGAGGACTACAATGAATTACTGAGGAagtactatgaacttgaggtgcAAAGCCAGAAAGTTCTTGAGCAATTACATCAGACAAATTATTGGAATTATCAAACCCCTGAACAATCTTCAGCATATCAACAGCAGCAAGTTCCTGCTTACATTGCCACAGCACCAGACCCAAACTCTTCAACCACTCAAACCTCATGCTGCTCCTTGAATGTTCCCATGGTTTCAATCTCCTGCTGTTCAACTGGTCAACAAAGTGGCGAATCCACTGGTATGCCACCTAATGGAGGCTGCAGCATATCATTCACTT GTGATCATTGCCCTGGAGCAAGCACTACATATCCTACTGGTTCAGCCTTTACGCAGCTCCCAACTAAGGTATCTACTGGCGATGATCAAGTTGCTAAGGCTGCAATGATGACTGCTGAAGGTGCCATGAATTTCATGAGAAATACAATATCTGGAGATGCTGCCTCCTTTCCAA ATATGAGAAATGAAGGTGGAATTGGAAAGGAGAATAACACAACTGTGGGCATGAACCTGAATTTAGACACCACAGGAGCAAACAGTGATCTCGCTGTCGTACTGAATGCATGGTATACAGCAGGGTTCTACACTGGCAG GTACCTCATGCAGCAATCGATGAAAAATCCCCGAGAAAATTGA